CCTTCATCAACTCCATGGGTAGACTTACTCTGGCGGTAGTGAGGCGAACGAACCGTGTCAATGGCATTGTGGCGGGCTATGTTCAGGAGCCAAGTGAAGAGCCTGCCCCTCGTGCTATCATAGGAGGGAAATGCACTCCAAACCTTTACAAATGTATCCTGCGTAATGTCTTGGGCGGATTGCTCGCACCTGACGATGCGAAGGATTATGCCGTAGATGGCCGCGGAGTAGTTGTCGTACAGCATGGAAAAGGCAATTTTATCCCCTACCTGCAAACGGGCCACAAGTTCTTCCTCTGAAACAACTGGTTGTAAAGGTGGAGCCAAAATAAAGTAATTAAAGCATTGTAACACAGCACAAAGGAATGTATACGGTACCTGCGTGATTTAGTACGGAAAGTGTTGTATTAACACGTAGACAACCGCGTTTAGTACCTATTTTCTGATATGGTGAGGGGAGGCACGTGGACCTTGAATTATTAAATAATTTAATTTTATTTAAAACGTCTTCACATGCTTAAATGCCTGCTGAAACAATTGTAAAACGCCATCCTAAGCACCTCCTTACATATAATTACAAATAGCTAAAACTAACACACAGCTTTATAAATTAGCATTTAAGTGGCGTATAAACGTATGTAATCCTGCTATTTATATGTTTATACCCTGTGCCTTTAAATGTCTCTACAGGGCTTAGAATGACATTTAAGATGTGTTTAACATGTGCTTGTAAAGGCATTTTCTGTGCCTGCACATGTCATTTAAAATATCCTTTGCATGTGTCTTTCAACTCTGCCTACGCGGTTAGCTGCGCTAACCAGCTTCGCCTGCGGCTCGCTTTCAAGCTTCCGTTGCACTACAGCTTTTTAAATTTAAAATTGACAAATAAAAAACGTCTGCCTCAATGCCTGTTAACACTCATGCAAAGGCGCATTGTCTTTGTGCTTGTTTAGGGGGCAGAGAAACAGACGTTTTAAATTGTCGTTTTATACCTATTTTCTAGATGTAATATAAAGGTAAAAAGACGATCAGTTGTTGATCAGGTAGCTTACTTTCTCTACCAGCTTTTCCCCAAAGTGCGCTACCTCTTCCACGTTACGGTAATAGGTGGCATTGCCCCTTACCTTATTGTAGAGGCTGGAGTACTTCTTGTGAGTTTCGGGATGGTTTGCCTTCAAGTGTGCCGCGTACCTTTCGTCTGACATAGCCACTATCTGACTTACCTGCGCAGGCTTGAACTCCTGAAGGCTGCTATAGTCAAGTTCCGCTCCTGCAAAGGTAATGCTGTGGAACAGGTCTATCATTTCACCGCCAACCGCAGTCATCACGTCAATGTCGTACAGGCTGTGCAAATAATTAATCCAGTACGGGTGCCTGTTGTTGAACCATTGAGGATTGTTCACGCACAGTTCAAAGTGCTGTAGCTGCTTGTCCAGTTTTTCCTTAGTCTGTATCCTGACCTGCTGCGTTTTGTCGTAGCACTTGCACCCGTACTCTCCCTTGCTTCCGCTTGTTGCGCTGCCCATTGTGAAGCGGCTACCGTACACTGCATTGTTCTTAGCCATTGGCATAAACATGTACCTGTTTCTGTATGACTTCATGTAGTTGTAAATTGGTGGTGCCTCTATCGTAACGGATGCTTCAAAGTTGTAAATCCGTAAATCAGTTTCCTTCAAGAGATAAGCGTTAGCTAAATCCTTGCAGGCTCGCTTCAGCTTGCTTCTTGTAAAGTCAGTGTAGTTTTCACCGCTTAAAAACTTCTGTATAGAGCCGTCAATACGGATTGAGTTGCCGTAAACAGCGGTTTTCAATCCTCTGAAATTTCTGTTGTATGACTTAGCAATAACTTCGCCTGTCGCTTCAACGTGGGTGCCTGTGAACTCTGCAGGAAAATTTTCAACGTAATGGTTTCTGTCGGCTAAGTCTGCCCTTAGTCTTAGGTAATCGTACATTTTTGTTTTTTTAAATTGTTTAAAATAAAAAAGGGAAAGCAAACGCCTCCCCTTCACAAGTTGTAAACTGTGTTCCGAGGCGGTTACGGCGGTATTGGTTCTGCCATTTTTAAATTTAAAATCGTTGTCATTTTTGCTTTTTCAAGCGCTCTTTCTCCATTTGAAACTCCCTCTCCAGTTCTTCGTTTCTGTAGCTTCCAGGTCTGTAAAGCTTTAGCAGGTCTGACTTTTTGTATTTGTTGTTCTTCCCGATTTTGATGCACGGCAGCTTCATACCTTTCACGCCCCTGCTTACATAATGCCGTATGGTGTCTGCCTCCACACCTAATAGCGCCATTGCTTGCGGCGTGGTCAGGTACTCTTCCTTTTCGTCGTAAACAGCTTCATGCTCAACTGGTGATTCAATGGCGGATGAACTGCCGAACAGCTTTTTCAGCCTCTTTGATAGCGCTGGTACATAGTCGCTGAACAGACTCTGCAGCGCATCCGCCGA
Above is a window of Pontibacter akesuensis DNA encoding:
- a CDS encoding RNA polymerase sigma factor, producing MAPPLQPVVSEEELVARLQVGDKIAFSMLYDNYSAAIYGIILRIVRCEQSAQDITQDTFVKVWSAFPSYDSTRGRLFTWLLNIARHNAIDTVRSPHYRQSKSTHGVDEGTYCEGHVACKALNPECIGIEELVSALKPEQRQIIDMMYFGGYTQSETAENLGLPLGTVKTRTRSAMKALKRLFATSI
- a CDS encoding helix-turn-helix domain-containing protein, encoding MEEAQRIKVYYKWLRAIIQDDIEPLKTLTSTLSTINPQERISFLGYLLCEYKEGVVEELLELRFEYDTASNKDGYEEAEFAGLSPSDVSYLLMCRSADALQSLFSDYVPALSKRLKKLFGSSSAIESPVEHEAVYDEKEEYLTTPQAMALLGVEADTIRHYVSRGVKGMKLPCIKIGKNNKYKKSDLLKLYRPGSYRNEELEREFQMEKERLKKQK